In Chrysoperla carnea chromosome 2, inChrCarn1.1, whole genome shotgun sequence, the following proteins share a genomic window:
- the LOC123291725 gene encoding cuticle protein 65-like, with translation MKFMVCLIFALIATVYGQNESKKTEKRGIYGGLGYGYGGLGLGSLGYGHGYAAAPSLLAAPSLSYGHAAIAAPALSYASAPLSIAHAPAYASISHAPALSIAHAPAISYASAPIYSKAIAAPAISYASAPIYSKTISAAPAISYGHGLGYGLSHGYGLGLGYGHGLGYGHGLAYH, from the exons ATGAAATTCATG gtATGTTTGATCTTTGCTTTAATTGCAACCGTATATGGACAAAATGAATCAAAGAAAACAGAAAAACGTGGAATCTATGGTGGATTAGGTTATGGATATGGTGGATTAGGTTTAGGTAGCTTAGGCTATGGACATGGATACGCTGCTGCACCATCATTATTAGCTGCTCCATCTCTATCATATGGCCATGCTGCTATTGCTGCACCAGCTTTAAGTTATGCATCTGCACCATTGAGTATTGCACATGCTCCAGCATATGCAAGTATCTCTCATGCACCTGCATTAAGCATTGCACATGCCCCAGCAATCAGTTACGCATCAGCACCAATCTACTCCAAAGCAATTGCCGCTCCAGCAATCAGTTATGCATCAGCTCCAATCTACTCAAAAACAATTTCTGCCGCTCCAGCTATTTCCTACGGCCATGGCTTAGGATATGGTTTGAGTCATGGTTATGGTTTGGGATTAGGTTATGGACATGGATTAGGTTATGGACATGGATTAGCATATCATTAG